In Eleutherodactylus coqui strain aEleCoq1 chromosome 11, aEleCoq1.hap1, whole genome shotgun sequence, a single window of DNA contains:
- the SPIRE2 gene encoding protein spire homolog 2 — protein MAKATSSGGGTPGGRGELSLEEVLKSYEQPINEEQAWAVCYQCARGLAEGALAPRTRIRDPASLLLHRDGTVTVLPETETEGTPESTGSTPLSSLTETQMVQCLGFTIYRALDWGLDESEERELSPQLEQLIDLMAASDSEGVMTDEGYEGTEDEDEEGPPKVVRSFSAVLRFCASHLPEPQEAPVHYQAVCRALFAETGELQAFLHKIREAKEMLMKMRVEEAEPDGLVNLQNTDWARLWVQLMRDLRHGVQLKKVREKTFNSLPTEYQLTPFEMLMQDIRARNYKLRKVMVSGDIPPKVKKDAHELILDFIRSRPPLKPVSNRNLSPLPLQQRSLHEKILEEIKQEPKLRPVQTERRGQKVFGSLPCIVDACSTDKKSTSCINLSVPEAQRARPRVLLKAPTLAEMEEMNLSEDDDSPNSELRRVTSAPLPLKRDRSFSEQDLAQLQSEMGHTPQRQIPQEQGPESRTRSGSMNIPHRPLHRNLKGYTDYTGSGSSSPSLSSVQERAEPESSDSSSRHRWLEFSHPVDTLALTVEEVINVRRVLVKAEMEKFLQSKELYTNLKKGKVCCCCRTKFPLFSWPAHCLFCKRSACGSCSAKMKLPAKKLGHIPVYSVGFESHQGVISTSGNAQKKRDSFQSCSGLSWKNVEGQFPHIYAQGSALKDVCSDCASFIRDVVCSSRKSVDILNTRSRPASSHSQYQTVKKL, from the exons ATGGCCAAGGCTACCAGCAGCGGCGGGGGGACACCGGGGGGGCGCGGGGAGCTGTCCCTGGAGGAGGTGCTGAAATCCTACGAGCAGCCCATCAATGAGGAGCAGGCGTGGGCCGTGTGCTACCAGTGTGCCCGGGGACTGGCAGAGGGAGCCCTGGCACCCAGGACCAGGATACGGGACCCTGCATCTCTGCTGCTGCACCGGGATGGGACGGTCACAGTGCTACCGGAGACCGAGACCGAGGGCACCCCGG AGTCTACCGGTAGCACCCCCCTGTCATCACTCACAGAGACACAG ATGGTGCAATGTCTGGGCTTTACCATATACCGGGCACTGGACTGGGGGCTTGATGAGAGTGAGGAGCGAGAGCTCAGTCCTCAGTTGGAGCAACTTATCGATCTCATGGCTGCCAGTGACTCTGAGGGGGTCATGACGGACGAGGGCTATGAAGGAACAGAGGATGAAGATGAAGAAGGACCTCCAAAGGTGGTACGGAGTTTTTCAGCAGTTCTCCGCTTCTGTGCATCTCATCTTCCGGAGCCCCAGGAAGCGCCAGTCCACTACCAGGCTGTCTGTAGAGCGCTGTTTGCAGAAACTGGGGAACTTCAAGCTTTTCTTCACAAAATTCGGGAAGCCAAGGAG ATGCTGATGAAGATGAGGGTGGAGGAGGCAGAACCAGATGGACTTGTGAACTTGCAGAACACAGATTGG GCACGCTTGTGGGTGCAGCTGATGAGAGATCTGCGGCATGGGGTACAGCTGAAGAAGGTGCGGGAGAAGACCTTTAACTCTTTGCCCACTGAGTACCAACTCACTCCATTTGAGATGCTTATGCAAGACATCAGGGCGCGAAACTACAAGCTGCGCAAGGTGATG GTCAGTGGTGACATTCCTCCCAAGGTTAAGAAGGACGCTCATGAATTAATCCTGGACTTCATCAGATCTCGCCCTCCTCTGAAACCA GTTTCCAATAGGAATCTTTCCCCGTTGCCGCTCCAACAAAGAAGTCTACACGAAAAGATTCTGGAGGAGATTAAACAAGAACCTAAGCTGCGTCCCGTGCAGACGGAGAGACGAGGACAAAAAG TATTCGGCTCGCTCCCATGCATTGTGGATGCTTGTTCTACTGACAAGAAGTCTACATCGTGTATTAACCTCTCAGTTCCGGAGGCACAGCGAGCCCGTCCCCGCGTCCTACTCAAGGCCCCCACGCTGGCAGAGATGGAAGAGATGAATCTGTCTGAG GACGATGACTCCCCCAATTCTGAGCTGCGGCGGGTGACCAGTGCTCCATTGCCATTGAAACGTGACCGCTCATTCTCCGAGCAGGACCTGGCGCAGTTACAGAGCGAGATGGGACACACTCCGCAGAGGCAAATCCCCCAAGAACAAGGACCAGAGTCCCGAACTCGATCAGGCAGCATGAACATCCCGCACAGACCTTTGCATCGGAATCTAA AGGGTTATACCGACTACACGGGCTCCGGATCCTCTTCACCCAGCCTTAGCTCTGTGCAAGAGCGGGCAGAACCAGAGTCATCCGACAGCAGCTCCAGGCATCGTTGGCTG GAGTTCAGTCACCCAGTGGACACGTTGGCATTAACTGTAGAAGAGGTTATAAACGTGCGCCGGGTGCTGGTGAAGGCGGAGATGGAGAAGTTTCTGCAGAGCAAAGAGCTATATACCAACCTAAAGAAAGGAAAG GTTTGCTGCTGTTGCCGAACGAAGTTTCCTTTGTTCTCTTGGCCCGCACATTGTCTGTTCTGTAAAAG GTCTGCTTGTGGTTCCTGCAGTGCTAAG ATGAAGCTTCCTGCCAAGAAGCTGGGGCACATACCAGTCTACAGTGTGGGGTTCGAGAGCCACCAAGGAGTAATCAGCACAAGTGGAAATGCTCAGAAAAAGAGGGACAGCTTCCA GTCCTGCAGCGGTCTGTCCTGGAAGAATGTGGAGGGTCAGTTCCCCCATATCTACGCTCAGGGTTCTGCTCTGAAGGACGTGTGTTCAGACTGTGCCAGCTTCATCCGTGATGTGGTCTGCTCCAGCCGAAAAAGTGTGGACATCCTCAACACCAGATCCAGACCGGCGTCCTCTCATTCCCAATATCAGACAGTCAAAAAACTGTGA